Proteins encoded by one window of Arabidopsis thaliana chromosome 2, partial sequence:
- a CDS encoding F-box/LRR protein (CONTAINS InterPro DOMAIN/s: FBD (InterPro:IPR013596), FBD-like (InterPro:IPR006566); BEST Arabidopsis thaliana protein match is: F-box family protein (TAIR:AT3G62230.1); Has 81 Blast hits to 54 proteins in 5 species: Archae - 0; Bacteria - 0; Metazoa - 0; Fungi - 0; Plants - 81; Viruses - 0; Other Eukaryotes - 0 (source: NCBI BLink).), with protein MVEPDRVFFVRVMREWISRFTGKIIENFEIHLSQPMGFAGDIMSLTEFATSRQVKNLVLDFSDPIQRNLSQAQQIIRDGLLRCRYPQKNELDVSHLFFNLLYVRNLTVCSFFLQVLQDCDDPMALHVSMKTRHLVMKTNMHANDFVGISIFLNSCPELESLTFDLVTSSRFVRAPSPLVIDPVSHWLTSKSYECLEKTLKVVKITKFRGSSNELHMLQYLLRTGCVMERVDLYEAEGLNHNQKRWVLAGVEEVQQNFKRASRHLRITLHNA; from the exons ATGGTAGAACCTGATAGGGTTTTCTTTGTACGTGTTATGCGTGAGTGGATCTCAAGATTTACTGgtaaaattattgaaaattttgagattcATCTCTCCCAGCCGATGGGTTTCGCAGGAGATATAATGTCTCTCACTGAATTTGCCACCTCCCGACAAGTCAAGAACTTAGTTCTTGATTTCTCAGATCCTATCCAAAGAAACTTAAGTCAAGCCCAACAGATTATAAGAGATGGTCTACTCAGATGCAGATACCCTCAAAAGAACGAATTAGATGTTTCTCATctctttttcaatcttttataTGTTAGAAATTTAACGGTCTGCTCTTTTTTCCTTCAG GTCCTCCAAGATTGTGACGATCCTATGGCTTTGCACGTTTCGATGAAAACTCGACATTTGgtgatgaaaacaaatatgcaCGCAAATGACTTCGTGGGAATTAGCATATTTCTCAATAGTTGTCCGGAACTGGAATCACTCACGTTTGATTTGGTTACTAGTAGTCGTTTCGTG AGAGCTCCATCGCCTTTAGTGATAGATCCTGTAAGCCATTGGCTCACTAGCAAATCTTACGAGTGTTTGGAAAAAACGCTTAAGGTTGtgaagataacaaaatttcGTGGAAGCTCGAACGAGTTACATATGCTTCAATACTTGCTTCGTACCGGGTGTGTTATGGAACGAGTTGATCTATACGAGGCAGAGGGATTGAACCATAACCAAAAGAGGTGGGTACTAGCTGGGGTTGAGGAGGTTCAGCAGAATTTCAAGAGAGCTTCGAGGCATTTACGAATTACTCTACACAATGCTTGA